The window GACCAATGGATTCGCTTGTACTGCTACATGCAGGAATTCCAAATCCACCTCTTCTTCAGCGCGTTCTGATTCAACCAACCATTTCAAAAACAAGTAAGGTGCATCATAGTCTGTTCCTTCTTCATACTCCTCCAAAACCCTCTTTGCTTTCGAATAATTTCCGTCATAAACGAAAGCCGAAATGGCTACATAACGTGCACCTTGGTTGTCAGTGGGGTTTATCGTCAATAATCTTTTAAACAATTCTGCTGCTTTTCCAAATTGTTCATGTTCATAAAACCAAATGCCAAACGCAAAAATGGCGCGCATATAAGGCCGATTTGTCACGAGCCCCCACGTAATCTCAGGTTCTGGGTCAAACTGGGCTTCCCCAAGTTTAATCGCTTTTTGATAAAGTCGTTCTGCATCATCATCCGCAGTCGCCATTTCAGCTTGCAGCAATACCGCATCCACATTTTCAACGTCGTGCGCATAGGCTTTTTTTGCAAGGCGATAACGTTCCCCATTACTTTCAGCTTCGTATGCATTATAAGCAAACGCTTGCGCTTGCTGCTTCTGACCACTTGGTTTAAATGGTTCATTCATTGTTGCATTCAAATAGTTTTGTGTTGCTTCAAACGTATCAAAATCCATGGTTGACATTTTGCAGTACGTTTCCCAATTCACACGTTCTGTCATCCACGGATCAGTTCCAATCCAGTAGGCAGCAGTAAAGTCAGAGTCAGAATTTGCATGGTTCTCTAGACTTTCGGCCAGCTCAGCAATGACATCGTAAAGTACGTCTGCATGCTTCATCATTGAACCGACAGAAACACCGAACATTTTTGCAATATCCGTTTGCGAATACCATTGGTCGCCGAACAACTCATAATCATAGGCAACCTTAAAAACAGCAGCAGCAACAATTTCAGGCTTCCGAAAAACCACTTGTTCATTTAATAAATAACGAATGGCAATCATCTTGGTGAATTCAAGAAGTTTGCCTGGCAGATTGAGACGGTTCAATTCATTTTCAAGAATGACCATTACTTCTTGCTGCTCCGGAGAAAGTTCATTATCCACTAAATCATTCATGCTATTCATTTCCCGATCTATAATTGCTTTATGAATATCTAGCATATGTGTTTTAAAAAAATCGTAACTATTATCTGCGCCACTCGTTTCTGCCATCGACGCTATACTCTGCGCAAACTCTCCGTTCGTGTCATAAATAAACGTCAACCCATCAAGGATACGGACGCCAGTTTCATGGTTTCTGCTATCAGGCAGCACGACTCCAAAGACAAGTAGATTTTCTTCTACTTTCATTCCTTCGGCGAGATTTACACGATAAGTCAGATGTCCAAGTACTTCATCTACAAGGAAATGATTTTCTTTAATATCCTTCACTTTTCCGAATAGCACAATCGGATTTTTCCACGTCTCCAATACCGCATGCGTTGCAGAACGAATAGAACCGTTAAGCACTTTCACTAAATGCCTTCTCCACAAATCACGTCGCGCGACGAACA of the Sporosarcina sp. FSL K6-1508 genome contains:
- a CDS encoding SEC-C metal-binding domain-containing protein, with the translated sequence MIGRNDPCLCGSGKKYKKCCALKNELSSEALIEEELERIISSFYRNALDSPADTAELERYERAWNRKLGGSLDSGTIEQVVAEYFLFVARRDLWRRHLVKVLNGSIRSATHAVLETWKNPIVLFGKVKDIKENHFLVDEVLGHLTYRVNLAEGMKVEENLLVFGVVLPDSRNHETGVRILDGLTFIYDTNGEFAQSIASMAETSGADNSYDFFKTHMLDIHKAIIDREMNSMNDLVDNELSPEQQEVMVILENELNRLNLPGKLLEFTKMIAIRYLLNEQVVFRKPEIVAAAVFKVAYDYELFGDQWYSQTDIAKMFGVSVGSMMKHADVLYDVIAELAESLENHANSDSDFTAAYWIGTDPWMTERVNWETYCKMSTMDFDTFEATQNYLNATMNEPFKPSGQKQQAQAFAYNAYEAESNGERYRLAKKAYAHDVENVDAVLLQAEMATADDDAERLYQKAIKLGEAQFDPEPEITWGLVTNRPYMRAIFAFGIWFYEHEQFGKAAELFKRLLTINPTDNQGARYVAISAFVYDGNYSKAKRVLEEYEEGTDYDAPYLFLKWLVESERAEEEVDLEFLHVAVQANPLVAHLIEDDAPRLPYPVQASITPGSMEEAQYIWWLL